The following are from one region of the Herpetosiphon gulosus genome:
- a CDS encoding SUMF1/EgtB/PvdO family nonheme iron enzyme — protein MATNTTGSVNADDSEFYGPVVGVNLGTIIYGRPPEETERQRLVAYLEQLSNSHRIMRVVGQGSSHLTSGIDLASAYMMLAVENRYRQMFLLTIDEFEVDQTDQFSIPEELSVDRCLPDQAIVRVAPNTADTLALFRAELVTETVLENPHLVLCGPPGSGKSTFAKHLVWALAQRGLDQINHYTGLLGWNDQRRLLPVLMPLRQLAGALVGKDLGLNGTSNIGLLLNAVCAHLQTQYWLDQPRKLLDAGLERSFKVLLVFDGLDEVPLDATTESLDRTSLLNFLYLFANCYDARILITCRSRAWTQEYHHITHWPMVELAPLTGGQITQFINNWLPLLHTKGLIEHEAIERYSEQLLHSLLDPQRTKLRKMAENPLLLSMMIFVMVRKGVLPRDRHSLYEEILQQLLGEWHVASRDGQNLGQAIGDEQITGEELRDQVLDRLCYQAHLNTTSKDGRGRIPSRELKAELMEYFARVNLADPYRAAERCVVYIDQCSGLIQPEDDGTVYAFAHLTLQEHSAGRHLVFYESLNQLLRLRRDDRWREPIFLGVGCLTKASLGAAKIEQVLTALVDPYAHEVGEMHRYDWYRDLVLAAELGADCNWGLLRGKQIQVDRIQRRLREGLGMLLNDYDHAQAALTHYHGQPMEPAPLLARERQKAAELLAGLGDPRYPIKIDQWLEETHQLSTKFGREGNHYWRYVPAGQYQIGGWKATDPTTSVVLQPYWVGRFMVTVEQYRAFINAGGYTNDAWWTPHGHAWKNDYQRHTPHLWDTQTAQEYVNQPVYGVTWYEAMAYCNWLSAQFGNLLPQGYRICLASEAEWEVAVSYNTHGFPQIAPWGNLPATPEHAVYDWSKAQRPLSVGLGLVGQAACGALDSVGNVWEWTSTPYQQGIHGVQQAVDDYDNWMVLRGGSHYEAGIYVFCALRLKGRPGNGTYNIGFRCLIAPRSYVSVG, from the coding sequence ATGGCTACGAACACCACTGGTTCCGTTAATGCTGATGATTCCGAGTTCTACGGCCCCGTGGTAGGGGTCAATCTTGGCACGATTATCTATGGTCGCCCACCCGAAGAGACCGAGCGCCAGCGCTTAGTCGCCTACCTGGAGCAACTGTCTAATAGTCATCGTATCATGCGTGTTGTGGGGCAAGGTTCGTCACATCTTACATCGGGTATTGATTTGGCTTCTGCCTATATGATGTTAGCAGTTGAGAACCGCTACCGACAGATGTTTTTGCTCACGATAGATGAATTTGAGGTGGATCAAACAGACCAATTTTCAATTCCAGAAGAACTCAGTGTTGATCGTTGTTTACCAGATCAGGCAATAGTTCGTGTTGCTCCAAATACCGCAGATACCCTGGCACTCTTTCGTGCTGAGTTAGTAACCGAAACAGTTTTAGAGAATCCGCATCTAGTGTTGTGTGGCCCACCGGGGAGCGGTAAATCGACCTTTGCCAAGCATCTGGTGTGGGCCTTGGCGCAGCGTGGACTTGATCAGATTAACCACTATACAGGCTTACTGGGCTGGAATGATCAACGACGATTGTTGCCCGTTTTAATGCCCTTGCGTCAATTAGCAGGTGCGTTGGTTGGCAAAGATCTAGGGTTGAATGGTACATCAAACATTGGACTGCTCCTTAATGCCGTTTGTGCGCATTTGCAGACCCAATATTGGCTTGATCAGCCGCGCAAGCTTTTAGATGCAGGGCTAGAGCGTTCGTTTAAAGTACTGTTGGTCTTCGATGGCTTGGATGAAGTGCCCCTCGACGCGACGACAGAAAGCCTTGATCGTACCTCACTGTTAAATTTTTTGTACTTATTCGCCAATTGCTACGATGCTCGTATCTTGATCACTTGTCGCTCACGGGCGTGGACGCAGGAGTATCACCATATTACCCATTGGCCGATGGTGGAATTAGCGCCGTTAACGGGAGGCCAAATAACCCAATTTATTAACAATTGGCTCCCTTTGCTACACACCAAGGGCCTGATTGAACACGAGGCCATTGAACGTTATAGTGAGCAGTTACTGCATTCATTGCTTGATCCCCAACGTACAAAATTACGCAAAATGGCCGAAAATCCGTTGTTGCTAAGCATGATGATTTTTGTAATGGTCAGAAAAGGCGTGTTGCCACGCGACCGCCATAGCCTCTACGAAGAAATTTTGCAGCAACTCTTAGGTGAGTGGCATGTTGCTAGCCGTGATGGGCAGAACTTGGGTCAAGCGATTGGCGATGAACAGATTACCGGCGAGGAGTTGCGCGATCAGGTGTTAGACCGTTTATGTTACCAAGCACATTTAAATACAACCTCAAAGGATGGTCGTGGTCGCATACCAAGCCGTGAATTAAAAGCGGAGTTAATGGAGTATTTTGCCCGGGTCAACCTTGCAGACCCCTATCGGGCGGCGGAGCGCTGTGTTGTTTATATCGATCAATGTAGCGGTTTGATTCAGCCGGAGGATGATGGAACGGTGTATGCCTTTGCCCACTTGACCTTGCAAGAACATAGTGCAGGCCGCCACCTGGTATTTTATGAATCGTTGAATCAATTGTTACGTTTACGCCGCGATGACCGCTGGCGTGAACCGATCTTTTTGGGGGTTGGGTGTCTTACCAAAGCGAGCCTCGGTGCCGCGAAAATTGAACAAGTTCTGACCGCATTAGTTGATCCGTATGCGCATGAAGTTGGAGAAATGCACCGATATGATTGGTATCGCGATTTAGTGTTGGCTGCCGAGTTAGGGGCCGATTGCAATTGGGGCTTATTGCGCGGTAAGCAGATTCAGGTCGATAGGATTCAGCGCCGGTTGCGTGAAGGCTTGGGCATGCTCCTCAACGATTATGATCATGCCCAAGCAGCGCTCACACATTACCACGGTCAACCGATGGAGCCAGCACCGTTGCTGGCACGCGAACGACAAAAAGCCGCCGAACTTCTCGCAGGCTTGGGTGATCCACGTTATCCCATAAAAATCGACCAATGGCTGGAGGAAACCCACCAACTTTCCACGAAGTTTGGTCGTGAGGGCAACCACTACTGGCGGTATGTACCTGCGGGTCAGTATCAGATTGGAGGCTGGAAGGCAACAGACCCCACAACAAGCGTCGTGCTTCAGCCATATTGGGTTGGGCGTTTTATGGTGACGGTTGAGCAATATCGAGCGTTTATTAATGCAGGTGGCTACACCAATGATGCGTGGTGGACACCCCATGGCCATGCATGGAAAAACGACTATCAGCGCCATACGCCACACTTGTGGGATACCCAAACAGCGCAAGAATATGTGAATCAACCAGTGTATGGGGTAACCTGGTATGAAGCGATGGCCTATTGTAACTGGCTAAGCGCACAGTTTGGCAATCTGTTGCCGCAGGGTTATCGGATCTGTCTGGCTAGTGAGGCTGAATGGGAAGTCGCCGTCTCCTATAATACCCACGGCTTCCCGCAAATCGCCCCATGGGGAAATCTACCCGCCACACCTGAGCATGCAGTCTATGATTGGAGCAAAGCCCAACGTCCCTTATCGGTTGGTTTAGGGTTGGTGGGTCAAGCGGCCTGTGGCGCACTGGATAGCGTTGGAAATGTCTGGGAATGGACGTCTACACCCTATCAACAGGGTATTCATGGTGTACAGCAAGCGGTGGATGATTATGATAATTGGATGGTGCTACGGGGTGGCTCACATTATGAAGCTGGTATCTATGTTTTCTGCGCACTTCGTCTCAAAGGTCGGCCTGGCAATGGTACTTACAACATAGGATTTCGCTGTCTAATCGCCCCGCGATCATATGTATCGGTTGGATGA
- a CDS encoding WXG100 family type VII secretion target: MAGKVVSSIEAVNAIRKFKELIGGDLLNNINSLNAQGQILSSPENWDGPLAEQFREGWSETHSHLMKMKSALEELQNNINTINKNILDAGGLS; the protein is encoded by the coding sequence ATGGCAGGTAAGGTTGTTTCGAGTATTGAAGCGGTGAATGCAATCCGTAAATTTAAAGAACTAATTGGGGGGGATTTATTAAATAATATCAATAGCCTTAATGCCCAAGGGCAAATCCTCTCTTCTCCTGAAAATTGGGATGGGCCGCTTGCTGAGCAATTTCGTGAAGGATGGAGCGAAACACACAGTCATCTTATGAAAATGAAGTCGGCACTTGAAGAATTGCAAAATAATATTAATACCATTAACAAAAACATTCTTGATGCTGGTGGTCTGTCTTAA
- a CDS encoding FtsK/SpoIIIE domain-containing protein, whose protein sequence is MFNRQLFNRPPRIRPQWEAQKIQIPTPPPPLREIPMNWFGLLIPLITATLFLVGGVVIAGRASSNTVIISGIIMIIGALLGFFHAIRAANKQRIDQKNEYIKRKVFFDNRLVDARNTIEYLKNRELSTRFYLNPPLDFLERIAKVDKDIIINHTVFPALKSIGFDKKDIQSESRLWERRSYDQDFLDIRVGSGSVPFSSMIELPPTSPDLDSDLEQQLFELKAENEQLHDMPITFSLAKYGSLGVAGNPSITLPALHALLWQIAIFHSPEDVMIAIIHKNDQNSKDLWKNWDALPHANRLIAYDDDAIKELCDYLLNELSNRREQKNRNDKGIEGSLFQSIVLVVDDLKRIENQPILNEIMRIGPEFNMAVIFRCNEWNTIPSECRCVLDIKSENEIRWTYSGHVWQKNISKIDTIDDIRKNITLFRSLDSLELVRIGENQSMPRTVRLLELLAIDNLHNLTFPPQWEFDPDPARGWHSVPIGKITDQESLFLDLYEREHGSHGIIAGMTGAGKSVLLQGLISALILYHAPKSLQLFLIDFKGGAALGIFSKIPHCAGFVSDLGGRLAERAIIAIKSEIERRKKIFDTAHKELKIKVENIGEYRQRAIPEGKEALPNLLIVVDEYDEMVQQHPWFVDELARVVKQGRSLGVHLLIATQQPSRIVKDTIKTQLKYYIALRLGSGEDSREMIGKIDASFLPSNIPGRAYFRSGAIDARLFQVASVIESYINDDNEVKIVKQTDPKTGITTIKKEKNKDTRHGKTDLEVLVDQLYKHTPEIIQRMGWTPRAIWQPILPANLSLGDVCVDPESSIQALSQAIEEEIPNVLAQQWSKHPDYTLECVIGMADMPQVARQESFKLMLKNGHLAILGEPGSGKTTLLRTILTSLASTYSPQDVWCYVIDAGGQGMRPFEDLPHLGHVIDVRDRERVTQLFRVINRTMKTREDQFRTQNVETLQEYNHKNRNGRIPAIVMMIDKYALLHYEFMNTKPINETILDDLTQMVRQCAKFGIYLVVTADTIRDIPYKLLSLFSQRIALCLREAQEYSEFLGTRVVNPIPSDIPGRALSIIPNVGLSEIQVAIPYLEPRKNQTVQDSAEENDETLVEAPSILDNGLIEYIKIITQKIKAANYTIGAPEIALLAEFSLNEILEQTNKLHLQDNTIDIPIGKEKEYMERISLLLNRDNPHILIYGKKKSGKTTTIASILKSIIHHYANDELVFAILERDDRIQRFLNTLNQEGFQVYTNIEEIADLLGSISDLNANTLNNKKIFVIMDDYNRLIKGEYIDQFTKNTGTLLHNALRIVNNNRYNNTHFIISLSNEPNGDFIRRIDENKNGIILCPQEFIGDELFGSRIPSGYSNDSYTSGRGILMTEGDKHNIQVGYVSL, encoded by the coding sequence ATGTTTAATCGCCAATTATTTAACCGACCACCACGGATTCGACCTCAATGGGAAGCTCAAAAAATTCAAATTCCAACCCCACCTCCACCACTGCGTGAAATTCCGATGAATTGGTTTGGGTTATTAATTCCCCTAATTACAGCAACATTATTCCTCGTAGGTGGGGTAGTTATTGCTGGAAGAGCAAGCTCAAACACGGTAATAATCAGTGGAATAATAATGATAATTGGCGCATTATTAGGTTTCTTTCACGCGATTCGTGCAGCTAATAAACAAAGAATTGATCAAAAGAACGAATATATAAAGCGTAAGGTTTTTTTCGATAATCGTCTAGTCGATGCTCGTAACACCATAGAATATTTAAAAAATCGTGAACTTAGTACGCGCTTTTACCTTAACCCACCATTAGATTTTTTAGAACGCATTGCCAAGGTTGATAAAGATATTATTATCAATCATACCGTATTTCCTGCACTCAAATCTATTGGATTTGATAAAAAAGATATTCAATCTGAAAGCCGTCTATGGGAACGCCGCAGTTATGATCAGGATTTCTTAGATATACGAGTTGGCTCTGGTTCAGTTCCATTTAGTTCAATGATCGAACTTCCTCCAACATCGCCAGATCTGGATTCAGACTTAGAACAGCAACTCTTTGAGCTTAAAGCCGAAAATGAACAGTTACATGATATGCCAATAACATTCTCGTTAGCGAAGTACGGGTCATTAGGTGTAGCTGGGAATCCATCAATCACGCTTCCAGCACTGCATGCCCTACTATGGCAGATTGCTATCTTTCATTCTCCTGAAGACGTTATGATCGCAATTATTCATAAAAATGATCAAAATAGCAAGGATTTATGGAAGAATTGGGATGCACTTCCGCATGCAAATAGACTTATTGCCTATGATGATGATGCAATCAAAGAGTTGTGTGATTATCTCTTAAATGAATTAAGTAATCGCCGAGAACAAAAGAATAGAAACGATAAAGGGATAGAAGGATCGCTATTCCAAAGTATTGTTCTCGTAGTTGACGATCTCAAGCGGATAGAAAATCAACCCATATTGAATGAAATTATGAGAATAGGCCCAGAATTTAATATGGCAGTGATCTTTCGTTGTAATGAATGGAATACTATACCTTCCGAATGTCGTTGTGTTCTTGATATAAAATCTGAAAATGAGATTCGATGGACTTACTCTGGTCATGTTTGGCAAAAAAATATTAGTAAAATTGATACGATAGATGATATTCGAAAAAATATTACGTTATTTCGCTCGCTTGATTCATTAGAATTAGTTCGGATTGGCGAAAATCAGTCTATGCCTCGGACTGTCCGTCTCTTAGAGTTACTGGCTATTGATAATTTACATAATCTAACCTTCCCGCCTCAATGGGAATTTGATCCAGACCCTGCACGAGGGTGGCATTCAGTTCCAATTGGCAAAATAACCGATCAAGAATCGCTTTTCCTTGATTTATATGAGCGCGAGCATGGCTCCCATGGGATTATTGCTGGCATGACGGGTGCGGGTAAGAGTGTCTTGCTTCAAGGCTTAATTAGCGCATTAATCCTGTATCATGCCCCCAAAAGTCTTCAGTTATTCCTGATCGATTTTAAAGGTGGGGCAGCCTTGGGGATTTTTAGTAAAATCCCTCACTGTGCTGGCTTTGTTTCGGATCTTGGTGGCCGATTAGCTGAACGGGCAATTATTGCGATTAAGAGTGAAATTGAACGACGGAAAAAAATATTTGATACTGCCCATAAGGAACTTAAAATAAAAGTTGAAAATATTGGTGAATATCGTCAAAGAGCGATTCCCGAGGGGAAAGAGGCATTGCCTAATTTGTTGATTGTTGTTGATGAATATGATGAGATGGTTCAACAACACCCGTGGTTTGTTGATGAGCTGGCTCGTGTCGTCAAACAAGGCCGCTCTCTGGGTGTTCATTTACTGATTGCGACTCAACAACCATCGCGAATTGTGAAGGATACGATTAAAACTCAATTAAAATATTATATTGCCTTACGACTTGGAAGTGGTGAAGATAGTCGTGAGATGATTGGCAAAATCGATGCTTCATTTTTACCAAGTAATATCCCTGGGCGTGCCTATTTCCGATCTGGCGCGATTGATGCCCGCCTATTTCAAGTCGCTAGCGTGATTGAATCTTATATTAATGATGATAATGAGGTTAAAATTGTTAAGCAGACCGATCCAAAAACTGGGATTACCACCATTAAGAAAGAAAAAAATAAGGATACACGTCATGGCAAAACAGACCTTGAAGTGCTTGTTGATCAATTGTACAAACATACTCCTGAAATTATCCAACGGATGGGATGGACTCCACGGGCAATTTGGCAGCCGATCCTGCCCGCTAATCTCTCATTAGGCGATGTCTGTGTCGACCCTGAATCAAGTATTCAAGCCTTATCGCAAGCTATTGAAGAAGAAATCCCCAACGTTTTGGCTCAACAATGGAGTAAGCATCCAGATTATACGCTTGAATGTGTTATTGGCATGGCAGATATGCCTCAAGTGGCACGCCAAGAGTCATTTAAGCTTATGCTTAAAAATGGTCACTTGGCTATTTTGGGCGAACCAGGAAGCGGAAAAACGACGTTGCTCCGAACCATATTGACGAGCCTTGCTAGTACATATTCACCACAAGATGTCTGGTGTTATGTTATTGATGCTGGCGGACAAGGGATGCGACCTTTTGAAGATCTTCCCCATCTTGGACATGTCATTGATGTTCGCGATCGTGAACGCGTTACCCAATTATTCAGGGTGATAAATCGAACTATGAAAACTCGTGAAGATCAATTTCGTACCCAGAATGTTGAAACCCTCCAAGAGTATAATCATAAAAATCGAAATGGACGAATTCCAGCTATTGTTATGATGATCGACAAATATGCACTCCTCCACTACGAATTTATGAATACAAAACCTATTAACGAAACAATATTGGATGATCTTACGCAAATGGTTCGGCAGTGTGCAAAGTTTGGAATTTATCTCGTCGTTACTGCTGATACTATCCGTGATATTCCCTATAAACTATTATCATTATTTAGCCAACGTATAGCCTTGTGTCTCCGAGAAGCCCAGGAATATAGCGAATTTCTCGGTACACGAGTGGTAAATCCAATTCCTTCTGATATCCCTGGTCGTGCATTAAGCATCATACCCAATGTTGGATTATCGGAAATCCAAGTTGCGATACCATATCTTGAGCCTAGAAAAAACCAGACCGTGCAAGATAGTGCTGAAGAGAATGATGAAACCCTTGTCGAGGCTCCCAGTATCTTAGATAATGGCCTAATTGAATATATTAAAATAATAACTCAGAAGATTAAAGCAGCTAACTATACAATCGGTGCTCCTGAAATAGCTTTACTTGCTGAGTTTTCATTAAACGAAATTCTTGAGCAAACTAATAAGCTGCATCTACAAGATAATACGATTGATATTCCTATTGGAAAGGAAAAAGAGTATATGGAGCGTATTTCATTGTTATTAAATCGAGATAATCCGCATATACTTATCTATGGAAAGAAAAAATCAGGCAAAACAACAACTATTGCGTCAATACTAAAATCTATTATTCATCATTATGCTAACGATGAATTAGTATTCGCGATTCTTGAAAGAGATGATAGAATTCAAAGATTCTTGAATACATTAAACCAAGAAGGATTTCAAGTTTATACAAATATAGAGGAAATTGCCGATCTATTAGGGAGTATCTCTGATTTGAATGCCAATACACTTAATAATAAGAAAATTTTTGTTATTATGGATGATTATAATCGATTAATTAAAGGTGAATATATTGATCAATTTACGAAAAATACAGGAACATTATTACATAATGCTCTACGTATTGTTAATAACAATCGATATAACAATACACATTTTATTATCTCATTAAGTAATGAACCTAATGGTGATTTTATTCGAAGAATAGATGAGAATAAAAATGGCATCATTTTATGCCCTCAAGAATTCATTGGCGATGAATTATTTGGTTCGAGAATTCCATCAGGATATTCGAATGATTCATATACATCTGGAAGGGGAATATTAATGACTGAAGGAGATAAGCATAATATTCAAGTTGGTTATGTCTCATTGTAA
- a CDS encoding FHA domain-containing protein, whose protein sequence is MRYQRLLLVILLLLIPTFTAAQLEATPIIIENIDTNQYPNITIDFRYLDRRSLGRSTFNAEDAQITIDKNAITPVERIETIKSPLAVSIIVDTSAAMNDQSTPASNRFNDMFEQIQTLISMLRRDTEINIISFNPAISIQTIPPNDDIALLNALDLLSRNGMSSEDPQVAYGLDEAVRTGIRQLQDHQGPTAIIVYAAGVSGYNPNSNLIDQFAESAENPPFGMVVGFGADQDGQFTTYPSNPAALQALAEIAQWQFIAYSLPNWDTNAMELLNTQMQDHYNQLLNSQTSYRIHISAPPLTAGDHLLQLVVGSAVATKPFSITNVPPQIKVVPESLTWDSETTLTVDVAYTQNDIQSIEYLMNNIVIGSSTTAPNFPLTIDPYDSSYGLIPHSMITLQAAATDTQGLASRSEPVTITLLPAKSSLPWIGAGILGIIILGGMGGGYYFFNQNRKNRVRKTNVNRPFNPDEAITNPADGSINDKNGGYNFSHETKPNDITLGFTQQWELEILEPASLKRRFPLNNEIIHIGRHRLDDFTIIIDDVTISRDHAYLRLNRQSITIYANQSLNGTYIEDAQGRAQPLEANQPYPLQHGSIFWLGTEVKMRLTKVNH, encoded by the coding sequence ATGCGATATCAACGACTGCTTTTGGTTATACTGCTCTTGTTAATCCCTACCTTTACCGCAGCCCAATTAGAGGCAACACCGATTATCATAGAAAATATTGATACCAATCAATACCCAAATATAACTATTGATTTTCGTTATCTGGATAGAAGGTCGTTGGGTCGCAGCACCTTCAACGCTGAAGACGCACAAATTACCATTGATAAGAACGCGATTACGCCCGTTGAACGAATTGAAACGATCAAATCACCATTAGCTGTTTCAATTATCGTTGATACAAGTGCTGCAATGAATGATCAAAGTACGCCTGCGAGCAATCGTTTCAATGACATGTTTGAACAAATTCAAACATTAATTTCAATGTTGAGACGGGATACAGAGATCAATATTATTAGTTTTAATCCTGCGATTAGTATTCAAACTATCCCACCAAATGATGATATTGCCTTACTCAATGCCTTGGATCTCCTATCACGCAATGGTATGTCATCTGAAGACCCACAAGTCGCGTATGGCCTTGATGAGGCTGTTCGAACTGGTATACGCCAGCTTCAAGATCATCAAGGGCCAACTGCAATCATTGTTTATGCCGCAGGAGTATCTGGATACAACCCTAATAGCAATTTGATTGATCAGTTTGCTGAATCCGCCGAAAATCCGCCGTTTGGTATGGTTGTAGGGTTCGGCGCAGACCAAGATGGTCAATTTACAACCTACCCAAGTAACCCGGCTGCACTCCAAGCCCTTGCGGAAATAGCTCAATGGCAGTTCATTGCCTATTCGCTCCCTAATTGGGACACAAACGCCATGGAGTTACTTAATACCCAAATGCAAGATCACTACAATCAACTGCTTAATAGTCAAACAAGTTATCGTATTCATATAAGTGCTCCGCCATTAACCGCAGGTGATCATCTGCTCCAACTGGTTGTTGGCTCAGCCGTTGCCACAAAACCTTTTTCAATCACCAATGTGCCGCCTCAGATTAAGGTTGTTCCTGAATCCTTGACTTGGGATAGCGAAACGACGCTAACAGTTGATGTTGCATACACCCAGAATGATATCCAATCAATTGAATACTTGATGAATAATATTGTGATTGGCTCAAGCACCACCGCACCCAACTTCCCCCTGACGATTGATCCCTATGATTCTTCGTATGGATTAATCCCTCATTCAATGATCACCCTCCAAGCTGCCGCGACCGATACCCAAGGCTTGGCAAGCCGCAGTGAGCCAGTAACCATTACCCTCTTGCCAGCAAAATCATCCCTTCCATGGATTGGAGCAGGCATTCTTGGGATCATCATTCTTGGCGGTATGGGAGGGGGTTACTACTTCTTCAATCAAAACCGTAAAAACCGGGTACGGAAAACCAATGTTAACCGTCCCTTTAATCCTGATGAAGCAATAACGAATCCCGCAGATGGATCAATCAACGATAAGAATGGAGGATATAATTTCTCACACGAAACAAAACCTAATGATATTACGTTAGGTTTTACCCAACAATGGGAGCTGGAGATTCTAGAACCGGCCTCATTAAAAAGGAGGTTTCCACTAAATAACGAAATCATTCATATAGGACGACATCGATTAGATGATTTTACGATTATCATCGATGACGTGACCATATCGAGAGATCATGCCTACCTCCGACTCAATAGACAGAGTATAACTATTTATGCCAATCAGAGCCTGAATGGTACTTATATTGAGGATGCTCAAGGAAGAGCACAACCCCTAGAAGCTAATCAACCATACCCATTACAGCACGGAAGTATTTTTTGGCTTGGGACGGAAGTAAAAATGCGGCTAACCAAGGTAAATCATTAA
- a CDS encoding protein kinase has protein sequence MNHDTQWIPLIDPGDYIDEYNEYQIVNLIQAGGCGCVYLVRAINPDANEQISLDTIRKQYHYGLNVEHIRKWNLAALKIARPDGKYNYTTHIVDEHRYLQMINHSSVVSLYRNPFRKTTNHYRGEYKPVSSKKITSTNGVSYDYKYIIMNFECGGSLQSYLQEIQRPLNQYQVVGLIIQIANVLNYLHKNIGIVHRDITPKNILFRNPISMWRYTIPEIVLIDFGCIETLNHKYKLRSIPFTTFPYGAPEIEKNMNAHHMNDIYSLGIIFYELLAGFSINNKVILSLDQVNSKINKDLASIVMDCINPDVNERNKKIGSAEELIKKITLFSDQKRSGIKRKTPNYIKIIAVIIIALIIILSIILSINLIQIQSKKVDTLTSIPSITSLPLATPSPLPTAKPTTTRIPQP, from the coding sequence ATGAATCATGATACACAATGGATACCATTAATTGATCCAGGTGACTATATTGATGAATATAACGAGTATCAAATTGTTAATTTAATCCAAGCAGGTGGGTGTGGGTGTGTTTACCTGGTTCGGGCAATTAATCCCGATGCCAATGAGCAAATATCATTAGATACAATAAGGAAACAATATCATTATGGATTAAATGTAGAACATATTAGAAAATGGAATCTTGCTGCATTGAAAATAGCAAGACCTGATGGGAAATATAATTATACAACTCATATTGTTGATGAACATCGATATCTCCAAATGATAAACCATTCATCAGTTGTAAGTCTATATAGAAACCCTTTTCGTAAAACAACAAATCATTATCGTGGCGAATATAAGCCTGTTTCCTCAAAAAAAATTACTTCTACTAATGGAGTTAGTTACGATTATAAATATATTATAATGAATTTTGAATGTGGTGGTTCGCTTCAGTCCTATCTTCAAGAGATACAGCGCCCATTAAATCAATATCAGGTGGTTGGATTGATTATCCAGATTGCTAATGTATTGAATTATTTACATAAAAATATTGGAATAGTACATCGTGATATTACGCCAAAAAATATATTATTCCGTAATCCAATTTCTATGTGGCGATATACTATTCCTGAGATTGTGCTAATTGACTTTGGTTGTATAGAAACTTTAAATCATAAATATAAATTAAGAAGTATCCCTTTTACTACTTTTCCATATGGTGCGCCAGAAATTGAAAAAAATATGAATGCACATCACATGAATGATATTTATAGTCTCGGTATTATATTTTATGAATTGCTTGCGGGATTTTCAATTAATAACAAGGTTATTCTATCATTAGATCAAGTTAATTCTAAAATAAACAAAGATTTGGCATCAATAGTAATGGATTGTATTAATCCTGATGTAAACGAGCGAAATAAAAAAATAGGTAGTGCTGAGGAATTAATAAAAAAAATCACACTATTTAGTGATCAAAAACGCTCTGGAATAAAAAGAAAAACCCCAAACTATATCAAGATAATTGCAGTCATTATTATAGCTTTGATCATTATCTTGAGTATCATATTAAGTATCAATCTTATACAGATACAATCCAAAAAAGTTGATACTTTGACATCTATACCATCAATTACAAGTCTACCTTTAGCGACACCAAGCCCTTTGCCAACCGCAAAACCGACAACGACACGTATTCCACAACCATAA